The proteins below are encoded in one region of Silene latifolia isolate original U9 population chromosome 2, ASM4854445v1, whole genome shotgun sequence:
- the LOC141641333 gene encoding protein FAR1-RELATED SEQUENCE 2-like: MDSFETRCTIKKLLPQLSTLLALEKNASEIYTPTIFGEFQKEVEAACYSCGVGDKEKDKTYPILYTDIIDQVRNKTYKVGFKKDDVSVVCTFKKFERHVILCRHALCVFKDRRIQKVPSDYLLSRWSKLATFQPIVGPNGQLLTDCTSMDVQKNKVGELWSELFTCVALIEPSPQHCGELLGILREFKERVKNAPDESGNTGIAKVKDKNAEIGMLLGTSIPSEI, from the coding sequence ATGGACTCATTCGAAACTCGATGCACAATAAAAAAACTCCTTCCCCAGTTGTCGACTCTATTAGCCCTAGAAAAGAATGCATCAGAAATCTACACTCCAACAATTTTCGGCGAGTTTCAAAAGGAAGTCGAAGCAGCTTGCTATTCATGTGGTGTTGgggataaagaaaaagataaaaccTATCCAATTCTATACACAGATATCATAGATCAAGTTCGAAACAAAACGTATAAGGTTGGTTTTAAGAAGGATGATGTTTCAGTGGTATGCACTTTCAAGAAGTTTGAAAGACATGTAATACTCTGTCGACATGCTCTGTGTGTCTTTAAAGATCGAAGAATTCAGAAAGTTCCAAGTGACTACCTACTTAGTCGGTGGAGCAAACTCGCAACCTTCCAGCCAATCGTCGGCCCTAATGGCCAGTTGCTTACTGATTGTACATCAATGGATGTACAGAAAAACAAAGTCGGTGAGTTATGGTCAGAGTTGTTTACTTGTGTGGCACTCATTGAACCGAGTCCTCAGCATTGTGGTGAGTTGCTTGGTATTTTGCGTGAGTTCAAGGAAAGGGTAAAAAATGCCCCTGATGAAAGTGGCAATACTGGTATTGCAAAGGTAAAGGACAAGAACGCTGAAATTGGGATGCTTTTAGGAACAAGCATCCCTAGTGAGATTTAG